Proteins encoded together in one Telopea speciosissima isolate NSW1024214 ecotype Mountain lineage chromosome 6, Tspe_v1, whole genome shotgun sequence window:
- the LOC122665116 gene encoding abscisic acid receptor PYL3-like — translation MNGNGYSRMESEYIWRHHRHETRENQCSSALVKHIKAPVHLVWSLVRRFDQPQKYKPFISRCVVQGELEIGSVREVNVKSGLPATTSTERLELLDDNEHILSIRIVGGDHRLRNYSSIISLHPEIIDGRPGTLVIESFVVDVPDGNTKDETCYFVEALIKCNLKSLADVSERLAVQDRTEPIDRS, via the exons ATGAACGGTAATGGATATAGCAGAATGGAGTCCGAGTATATATGGAGACACCACAGACATGAAACAAGAGAGAACCAGTGTAGTTCTGCTCTTGTTAAACACATCAAAGCTCCTGTTCATCTC GTATGGTCATTGGTGAGGAGATTCGATCAACCACAAAAATATAAACCCTTTATCAGTAGGTGCGTTGTGCAGGGGGAACTTGAGATTGGTAGTGTCAGAGAAGTAAATGTTAAGTCTGGGCTCCCAGCCACAACCAGCACTGAAAGGTTGGAGCTTCTTGACGATAACGAGCATATCCTCAGCATCCGGATTGTCGGTGGGGATCACAGGCTAAGG AACTACTCATCAATCATAAGCCTTCATCCTGAGATCATTGATGGGAGGCCAGGGACCCTGGTGATTGAATCATTTGTGGTGGACGTGCCCGATGGAAATACCAAGGATGAAACTTGCTACTTTGTTGAGGCGCTGATCAAGTGCAACCTCAAGTCATTGGCAGATGTCTCGGAGCGGCTGGCGGTGCAGGACCGAACCGAACCAATAGACCGAAGCTGA